From Glycine max cultivar Williams 82 chromosome 11, Glycine_max_v4.0, whole genome shotgun sequence, the proteins below share one genomic window:
- the LOC106795122 gene encoding G-type lectin S-receptor-like serine/threonine-protein kinase At1g11410 — protein MCYGYNTDGGCRRWEAISTCRQFGDVFEKMMGYPNNDNVIIESNVTYGSSDCMASCWTNCSCTGFKNLYHNGTGCIFFLFNSMEGVALDSTQAIFYMLVKKTQRNVTKKWIWRIVVIATALLIISPLIICIAIKKRNIMLEEKKRKRTETEMLDLAVSNESLGIKDLEEDLKLFSYTSVVVAANDFSLENKLGEGGFGPVYKGTLPTGEEVAIKRLSKGSGKGIVEFRNELTLICELQHMNLVQLIGCCIHEEERILMYEYMLTKSLDFYIFGKEYAKVYLIICSMQAHTQGFNIIEGKSFMLGNVA, from the exons ATGTGTTATGGATATAACACTGATGGAGGGTGTCGAAGATGGGAGGCTATATCCACTTGTAGGCAATTTGGTGATGTATTTGAGAAAATGATGGGTTACCCAAATAATGATAATGTGATCATTGAATCAAATGTGACTTATGGTAGCAGTGATTGCATGGCTAGTTGTTGGACCAACTGCAGCTGCACAGGATTCAAAAATCTTTATCACAATGGAACAGgatgtatattttttcttttcaattctaTGGAAGGTGTTGCTCTTGATAGCACTCAGGCCATTTTTTACATGTTGGTAAAGAAAACCCAGCGCAATG TTACTAAAAAGTGGATATGGAGAATTGTTGTAATTGCGACAGCTCTACTCATAATTTCCCCATTGATCATATGCATAGCCATAAAGAAACGAAATATTATGCTAGAAG aaaagaaaagaaaaagaacagaaACGGAGATGCTAGATTTAGCAGTTTCCAACGAATCTTTAGGCATCAAAGATCTTGAAGAAGATTTGAAGTTATTTAGCTATACATCAGTTGTGGTAGCGGCAAATGACTTTTCTCTTGAAAACAAGTTAGGAGAAGGAGGCTTTGGACCTGTTTATaag GGTACCCTACCAACAGGGGAAGAAGTTGCTATAAAAAGACTTTCAAAAGGGTCTGGAAAAGGAATTGTTGAATTTAGAAATGAATTAACCCTCATATGTGAACTCCAACACATGAACCTTGTTCAATTAATTGGTTGTTGCATTCATGAAGAAGAGAGGATTCTAATGTACGAGTATATGCTAACCAAAAGCTTGGATTTCTATATATTTGGTAAGGAATATGCTAAAgtctatttaattatatgtagcATGCAAGCACATACGCAGGGCTTCAACATAatagaaggaaagtcatttatGCTTGGTAATGTAGCATAA